The following are from one region of the Arachis duranensis cultivar V14167 chromosome 10, aradu.V14167.gnm2.J7QH, whole genome shotgun sequence genome:
- the LOC110276429 gene encoding ubiquitin carboxyl-terminal hydrolase 23 — MQVLQDVPKYTMVAGERAKLRGLNLVGLARRGFSTAEIRNLKAAYRKIFMRADVNAGSFEDRLAEVVMLLDFVLCVQYRIISGISRNFQNARQEDAHEYMVNLLESMHKCCLPSGVPSESHSAYEKSFVHKIFGGHLRSQVKCKQCSFCSNMFDPFLDLSLEIFKAESLQKALACTVAIV; from the exons ATGCAGGTTTTACAAGATGTTCCAAAGTACACAATGGTAGCCGGAGAAAGAGCGAAGCTTCGGGGTCTAAATTTAGTGGGCCTGGCTCGACGTGGATTCAGCACTGCAGAG ATCAGGAACCTTAAAGCAGCCTATCGGAAGATATTCATGCGTGCTGATGTAAATGCCGGGTCATTTGAGGATAGGCTTGCCGAAGTG GTCATGTTGCTGGATTTTGTGCTCTGTGTGCAATATAGAATCAT ATCAGGTATATCACGAAATTTCCAAAATGCAAGGCAGGAGGATGCACATGAGTATATGGTCAACTTACTTGAGTCAATGCATAAATGCTGCCTGCCTTCTGGTGTACCAAGTGAATCACATAGTGCTTATGAGAAAAGTTTTGTTCATAAAATATTTGGTGGTCATCTGCGAAGTCAG GTGAAATGTAAGCAGTGTTCCTTTTGCTCCAACATGTTTGATCCATTCTTAGATCTAAGCCTCGAAATTTTCAAGGCAGAATCATTGCAGAAAGCACTTGCATGTACAGTAGCTATAGTATAG